One segment of Streptomyces roseifaciens DNA contains the following:
- a CDS encoding Rv3654c family TadE-like protein, which yields MATVWVAVAAAALCAVFAALLAMGQAVVARHRAGGAADLSALAAADHALDGQETACGLARRVAAAQGARAVRCAVSGEIAEVTAEARVGPYAVRVRSRAGPAEAAGIGPVASVWLTRPSERP from the coding sequence GTGGCGACGGTGTGGGTGGCGGTCGCGGCCGCCGCGCTCTGTGCAGTGTTCGCGGCGCTGCTGGCCATGGGGCAGGCCGTGGTGGCCCGCCATCGCGCCGGAGGCGCGGCGGACCTGTCGGCGCTGGCAGCTGCCGACCACGCCCTCGACGGGCAGGAGACCGCGTGCGGTCTCGCCCGGCGGGTGGCCGCCGCTCAGGGGGCGAGAGCGGTGCGCTGCGCCGTGAGCGGCGAGATCGCCGAGGTCACGGCCGAGGCGAGGGTGGGGCCGTACGCCGTCCGGGTGCGGTCGCGGGCGGGGCCCGCGGAGGCCGCGGGGATCGGGCCCGTTGCGTCCGTGTGGCTCACCCGTCCTTCGGAGCGTCCCTGA
- a CDS encoding ATP-binding protein, with amino-acid sequence MKIAFVGKGGSGKTTLSSLFIRHLAADRAPVVAVDADINQHLGAALGLDEEETSALPAMGAQLPLIKNYLRGSNPRITSAETMIKTTPPGEGSRLLRIGEDNPVYDACARPVELDGGAVRLMVTGPFTESDLGVACYHSKVGAVELCLNHLVDGPGEYVVVDMTAGSDSFASGMFTRFDMTFLVAEPTRKGVSVYRQYKEYARDFGVCLKVVGNKVQGPDDVDFLREEVGEDLLVTFGHSGWVRAMEKGRPPRFGLLEEHNHQALRTLRETADGSYGLRDWQRYTRQMVHFHLKNAESWGNAKTGADLAAQVDPAFVLDERWATSPQPA; translated from the coding sequence ATGAAGATCGCTTTCGTAGGGAAGGGCGGCAGCGGCAAGACCACGCTGTCCTCGCTGTTCATCCGCCACCTCGCCGCTGACCGCGCCCCCGTCGTCGCGGTGGACGCCGACATCAACCAGCACCTCGGCGCGGCGCTCGGGCTGGACGAGGAGGAGACCTCCGCACTGCCCGCGATGGGCGCTCAGCTGCCCCTGATCAAGAACTACCTGCGCGGCAGCAATCCGCGCATCACCTCCGCCGAGACCATGATCAAGACGACTCCTCCCGGCGAGGGCTCGCGCCTGCTGCGGATCGGCGAGGACAACCCGGTCTACGACGCGTGCGCCCGGCCCGTCGAGCTCGACGGCGGCGCCGTGCGGCTGATGGTGACGGGGCCCTTCACCGAATCCGACCTCGGGGTCGCCTGCTACCACTCCAAGGTCGGGGCGGTCGAGCTGTGCCTGAACCACCTGGTGGACGGTCCCGGCGAGTACGTCGTGGTCGACATGACGGCCGGGAGCGACTCCTTCGCCTCGGGCATGTTCACCCGCTTCGACATGACGTTCCTGGTCGCGGAGCCCACCCGCAAGGGCGTGTCCGTCTACCGGCAGTACAAGGAGTACGCGCGCGACTTCGGCGTCTGCCTGAAGGTCGTGGGCAACAAGGTGCAGGGCCCGGACGACGTCGACTTCCTGCGCGAGGAGGTGGGCGAGGACCTGCTGGTGACCTTCGGCCACTCCGGCTGGGTGCGGGCGATGGAGAAGGGCCGGCCGCCCCGCTTCGGACTGCTCGAAGAGCACAACCACCAGGCGCTGCGGACCCTGCGCGAGACGGCGGACGGCTCGTACGGACTGCGGGACTGGCAGCGCTACACCCGCCAGATGGTGCACTTCCACCTGAAGAACGCGGAGAGCTGGGGCAACGCGAAGACGGGCGCCGACCTGGCGGCTCAGGTCGACCCCGCCTTCGTCCTGGACGAGCGCTGGGCGACTAGCCCGCAGCCCGCCTGA
- a CDS encoding DUF4244 domain-containing protein translates to MSGVKVVAVRTGEKAMVLRGMPGRRVWREAPRSRQGARSGRRRASARPRLWPAAWPNGRPWALAGADAGMSTAEYAVGTVAACALAAVLYKVVTSGAVSAALQGLIGRALNAPF, encoded by the coding sequence GTGAGTGGAGTGAAGGTCGTGGCCGTACGGACGGGGGAGAAGGCGATGGTCCTGCGAGGGATGCCGGGGCGCAGAGTCTGGCGGGAGGCGCCGCGGTCGCGGCAGGGCGCCCGGAGCGGACGGCGGCGGGCATCGGCCCGGCCGCGGCTGTGGCCGGCGGCCTGGCCGAACGGCCGTCCGTGGGCCCTTGCCGGTGCCGATGCGGGGATGTCGACCGCCGAGTACGCCGTCGGCACCGTGGCCGCCTGTGCGCTCGCCGCGGTGCTCTACAAGGTGGTCACGAGCGGCGCGGTCAGCGCGGCGCTGCAGGGGCTCATCGGGAGGGCGCTCAATGCGCCATTCTGA
- a CDS encoding HAD family hydrolase yields the protein MLGTVENHSLPRTAAFFDLDKTVIAKSSTLTFSKSFYQGGLINRRAVLRTAYAQFVFLAGGADHDQMERMREYLSALCRGWNVQQVREIVAETLHELIDPIIYDEAASLIEAHHTAGRDVVIVSTSGAEVVEPIGELLGADRVVATRMVVENGAFTGEVEYYAYGPTKAEAVKELAESEGYDLSRCYAYSDSITDIPMLETVGHPHAVNPDRALRREAAARDWPVLTFNRPVRLKQRVPALSMPSRPALVAAAAVGAAAATAGLVWLAGRRREPGVRIAQIQH from the coding sequence ATGCTCGGCACCGTGGAAAACCACTCGTTGCCCCGGACAGCCGCGTTCTTTGATCTGGACAAGACGGTCATTGCGAAGTCGAGCACGCTCACCTTCAGCAAGTCGTTCTACCAAGGTGGCTTGATCAACCGGCGTGCCGTGCTGCGCACCGCGTACGCACAGTTCGTCTTCCTCGCCGGCGGAGCCGACCACGATCAGATGGAGCGGATGCGCGAGTATCTCTCGGCGCTCTGCAGGGGCTGGAATGTCCAGCAGGTCCGCGAGATCGTCGCCGAGACCCTGCACGAACTCATCGACCCGATCATTTACGACGAAGCCGCCTCCCTCATCGAAGCACACCACACCGCCGGGCGCGACGTGGTGATTGTCAGCACCTCGGGCGCCGAGGTCGTCGAGCCCATCGGCGAACTCCTGGGCGCCGACCGCGTGGTCGCCACCCGCATGGTCGTCGAGAACGGCGCCTTCACCGGCGAAGTGGAGTACTACGCCTACGGCCCCACCAAGGCCGAGGCCGTCAAGGAGCTTGCGGAATCCGAGGGATACGACCTGTCCCGCTGCTACGCCTACAGCGACTCGATCACCGACATCCCGATGCTCGAGACCGTCGGCCACCCGCACGCGGTCAACCCCGACCGGGCGCTGCGCCGCGAGGCCGCGGCCCGCGACTGGCCGGTTCTCACCTTCAACCGCCCGGTGCGGCTGAAGCAACGGGTGCCCGCACTGTCGATGCCCTCGCGCCCCGCCCTCGTCGCCGCGGCGGCAGTCGGCGCCGCCGCAGCCACGGCGGGGCTCGTCTGGCTGGCCGGCAGGCGCCGCGAACCAGGTGTCCGCATTGCCCAGATTCAGCATTAA
- the bldG gene encoding anti-sigma factor antagonist BldG, producing MDLSLSTETVGDRTVVRVGGEIDVYTAPKLREQLVELVNDGSYHLVVDMEGVDFLDSTGLGVLVGGLKRVRAHEGSLRLVCNQERILKIFRITGLTKVFPIHTSVEDAVQATD from the coding sequence GTGGACCTGTCCCTGTCGACCGAGACCGTAGGCGACCGTACGGTTGTCCGGGTCGGTGGCGAGATTGATGTGTACACCGCGCCCAAGCTGCGTGAGCAGCTGGTCGAGCTTGTCAACGACGGCAGCTATCACCTCGTCGTGGACATGGAGGGCGTCGACTTCCTCGACTCCACCGGGCTCGGCGTCCTGGTCGGCGGGCTGAAGCGGGTGCGGGCCCATGAGGGCTCGCTGCGCCTGGTCTGCAACCAGGAGCGCATTCTCAAGATTTTCCGTATCACCGGCCTCACCAAGGTGTTCCCCATCCACACCTCGGTCGAGGATGCGGTGCAGGCGACCGACTGA
- a CDS encoding TadE family type IV pilus minor pilin, whose amino-acid sequence MTADAASSRLRSKGADGGYVTAEAAMALPALILFGAALIWGLMAAGAQIQCVDAARAGARAAARSDPVGVAVASARSAAPPGSRIAVMREGDLVRVRVEARAAGPLALRLGGEAVALAEETVR is encoded by the coding sequence ATGACAGCTGATGCAGCGTCCAGTCGGTTGCGCAGCAAGGGCGCTGACGGTGGCTATGTGACCGCTGAGGCCGCGATGGCGCTCCCGGCCCTGATCCTGTTCGGTGCGGCCCTGATCTGGGGGCTGATGGCGGCCGGCGCGCAGATCCAGTGCGTGGATGCCGCCCGAGCGGGGGCCCGGGCGGCGGCCCGGTCCGATCCTGTGGGCGTCGCGGTCGCGTCGGCGCGGTCCGCCGCGCCGCCGGGCTCCCGTATCGCCGTCATGCGCGAGGGCGATCTCGTACGGGTGCGGGTCGAGGCCAGGGCGGCCGGTCCGCTGGCTCTCAGGCTGGGCGGAGAGGCGGTGGCCCTTGCGGAGGAGACGGTGCGGTGA
- a CDS encoding type II secretion system F family protein — protein sequence MTAAGTMPPATLAGVAALSALFMAWPPGASGRELRRARLMFAGGGSLVPPAPWPPALVGEWGTRLRRWARARRELACLPLGGAVALLGRSVLPLLAALVAVPLVRRWLAVRKEQRERERREAAVIELCGTVAGELRAGRQPGQALAGVPAGDLGPQWTAVSAAARFGGDVPGALRAVAACPGAEGLHGVAACWRVAVDGGAGLAAGLERVSAALSAERDQREELRSQLAGARSTAVMLALLPVLALLMGSALGAAPLRVLLHTPAGLGCLLLGGLLEAAGIAWTGRIVRAAAGERGGAGGPGPAEGKVS from the coding sequence GTGACGGCCGCCGGGACGATGCCGCCGGCCACGCTCGCGGGTGTTGCCGCGCTGAGCGCTCTGTTTATGGCCTGGCCGCCGGGCGCTTCCGGGAGGGAGTTGCGCCGCGCCCGGCTGATGTTCGCAGGCGGCGGGTCGCTCGTACCTCCTGCACCCTGGCCGCCTGCCCTGGTGGGCGAGTGGGGCACCCGCCTGCGGCGCTGGGCGCGGGCCCGGAGGGAGTTGGCGTGCCTCCCGCTCGGGGGTGCCGTGGCTCTGCTGGGCAGGTCGGTGCTGCCGCTGCTGGCGGCGCTGGTGGCCGTGCCGCTCGTGCGCAGATGGCTGGCCGTCCGCAAGGAGCAGCGCGAGAGGGAGCGGCGGGAAGCGGCCGTGATCGAGCTGTGCGGGACCGTCGCGGGCGAACTGCGAGCCGGCCGGCAGCCCGGCCAGGCGCTGGCCGGTGTGCCCGCGGGGGACTTGGGGCCGCAATGGACGGCGGTCTCGGCGGCGGCGAGGTTCGGCGGGGACGTTCCGGGGGCCCTGAGGGCCGTGGCCGCCTGCCCCGGGGCCGAGGGGCTGCACGGTGTGGCCGCCTGTTGGCGCGTCGCCGTCGACGGCGGTGCGGGGCTCGCCGCCGGGCTCGAACGGGTCTCGGCGGCCCTGAGCGCCGAGCGGGATCAAAGGGAGGAACTGCGGTCGCAGTTGGCGGGCGCGCGGTCCACCGCGGTGATGCTGGCCCTGCTGCCCGTGCTTGCCCTGCTGATGGGCAGTGCGCTGGGAGCGGCGCCGCTGCGGGTGCTGTTGCACACCCCGGCCGGGCTGGGCTGTCTGCTCCTCGGCGGGCTCTTGGAGGCCGCCGGCATCGCCTGGACCGGGCGGATCGTACGGGCGGCGGCGGGGGAGCGGGGAGGGGCCGGTGGGCCCGGCCCGGCGGAGGGGAAGGTGTCGTGA
- the ssd gene encoding septum site-determining protein Ssd, protein MAGSSASDWPPAAGRRRRGPLIIAEDEELLDDLLRLCAAAGAVPEVAHGAPARRGAGQDPPLILVGEDCARRLRGSRLAAHGEAVLLVGRDRGDAGVWRLAMEIGARDVALLPGCESRLVERIADAVEVAGRPALTVGVIGGRGGAGASTLACALAVGAAGAGRRTMLIDGDPLGGGLDVLLGGERAEGLRWPAFADSRGRVACHALEEALPELHSLRLLSWDRSPCTAVPPDAMKAVLAAARRRGGAVVVDLPRRLDEAALEALGQLDAGLLVVPAELRAVAAAHRVAATVGAVLGDLRVVVRGPRVSGLDGEEIARLLGLPLAGDLPPETGLQAALAAGRPPGGERGPLARFCTDFWACFEAAQGASA, encoded by the coding sequence GTGGCCGGATCCAGCGCATCCGATTGGCCGCCCGCCGCCGGCAGGAGGCGGCGCGGACCACTGATCATCGCCGAGGACGAGGAGCTGCTCGACGACCTGTTGCGCCTGTGCGCGGCGGCCGGAGCAGTGCCCGAAGTGGCGCACGGGGCGCCGGCGCGCCGAGGTGCGGGGCAGGACCCGCCGCTGATCCTGGTCGGCGAGGACTGCGCCCGCCGGCTGCGCGGATCCCGCCTCGCGGCGCACGGGGAGGCGGTGCTGCTCGTCGGCCGGGACCGCGGCGACGCCGGGGTGTGGCGGCTGGCCATGGAGATCGGCGCCCGGGATGTGGCGCTGCTGCCCGGCTGCGAGAGCCGGCTCGTGGAGCGGATCGCCGATGCCGTCGAGGTGGCCGGGCGGCCCGCCCTCACCGTCGGGGTGATCGGCGGGCGGGGTGGTGCGGGGGCGAGCACGCTCGCGTGCGCGCTCGCCGTCGGTGCGGCCGGCGCCGGGCGGCGCACCATGCTCATCGACGGCGACCCCCTGGGCGGTGGCCTCGACGTCCTGCTCGGGGGCGAGAGGGCCGAAGGGCTGCGCTGGCCCGCCTTCGCCGACTCCCGGGGCCGGGTGGCGTGTCACGCCCTGGAGGAGGCGCTGCCCGAGCTCCACTCGCTGCGCCTGCTCAGCTGGGACCGGAGTCCGTGTACGGCCGTGCCGCCCGATGCGATGAAGGCCGTGCTGGCCGCCGCGCGCCGCCGTGGCGGTGCGGTCGTCGTCGATCTGCCGCGCAGGCTGGACGAAGCGGCCCTCGAAGCCCTCGGGCAGCTGGATGCGGGCTTGTTGGTGGTGCCTGCCGAGCTGCGGGCCGTGGCCGCGGCGCACCGCGTCGCCGCCACCGTCGGCGCCGTCCTCGGCGATCTGCGGGTGGTCGTCCGCGGCCCGCGCGTCTCCGGGCTCGACGGAGAGGAGATCGCCCGCCTCCTCGGCCTGCCCCTCGCAGGCGATCTCCCCCCGGAGACGGGCCTGCAGGCAGCGCTCGCGGCAGGCAGACCCCCGGGCGGCGAGCGCGGCCCGCTGGCCCGGTTCTGCACCGACTTCTGGGCCTGCTTCGAGGCCGCCCAGGGGGCGTCGGCATGA
- a CDS encoding ATP-binding protein encodes MATVELLFSALPEHVRTARLVAAAVARRAGVDEAVLDEVRLAVGEACSRAVGLHISNEVTTPVRVTLIEDEKKFSIEVGDDAPGPAPEALAAANGSERAGGGPEESAADSEDDMGLAVISGLVDDVEVTADERGGLIRMSWPIAPAAVAP; translated from the coding sequence ATGGCCACCGTCGAACTGCTCTTCAGTGCCCTTCCCGAGCATGTCCGGACCGCCCGGCTGGTGGCAGCCGCGGTGGCGCGCCGTGCCGGCGTGGACGAGGCCGTGCTGGACGAGGTCCGGCTCGCCGTGGGCGAGGCGTGCTCGCGCGCGGTGGGGCTGCACATCAGTAATGAGGTGACCACCCCCGTCCGGGTGACGCTGATCGAGGACGAGAAGAAGTTCTCCATCGAGGTCGGGGACGACGCCCCCGGCCCCGCACCGGAGGCGCTCGCTGCCGCGAACGGCTCGGAGCGCGCCGGCGGCGGCCCCGAGGAGAGCGCTGCCGACAGCGAGGACGACATGGGCCTGGCGGTCATCAGCGGCTTGGTCGACGACGTCGAGGTGACGGCGGACGAGCGCGGCGGCCTGATCCGGATGAGCTGGCCGATCGCTCCCGCGGCCGTGGCGCCGTAG
- a CDS encoding TadA family conjugal transfer-associated ATPase, producing the protein MSTGLLDAVRLRLAESGADPTPARVAEALRQEGRLLGDAEILGVAARLRSELIGAGPLERLLAEPDVTDVLVTAPDEVWVDRGVGLERTDVTFPDAAAVRRLAQRLAAIAGRRLDDARPWVDARLPDGTRLHAVLPPIAVGSTCLSLRVVRPRAFTLADLTAAGTVPPGGDRLLRAVLEARLSFIVSGGTGSGKTTLLTTLLGLVAADERIVLAEDSAELRPDHPHVVRLETRPANQEGMGLVTLRDLVRQALRMRPDRLVVGEVRGPEVTDLLAALNTGHEGGCGTVHANAAADVPARLEALGSTAGLDRAALHSQLAAGLSVVIHLVRDRSGRRRVAEVHVLERDGAGFVTTVPAAVWGATGFQEARGWARLAELCERGGVTP; encoded by the coding sequence ATGAGCACCGGACTGCTGGACGCCGTACGGCTGCGGCTGGCCGAGAGCGGCGCCGACCCCACGCCCGCCAGGGTCGCCGAGGCCCTGCGCCAGGAGGGGCGGCTGCTGGGGGACGCCGAGATCCTCGGCGTCGCGGCCCGGCTGCGCTCCGAACTGATCGGCGCCGGCCCGCTCGAGCGGCTGCTCGCCGAGCCCGACGTCACCGACGTCCTGGTCACGGCGCCCGACGAGGTCTGGGTCGACCGCGGCGTCGGCCTGGAGCGCACGGACGTGACCTTCCCGGATGCGGCAGCGGTGCGCAGGCTCGCCCAGCGGCTCGCCGCGATCGCGGGCCGCCGGCTGGACGACGCCCGGCCCTGGGTAGACGCGCGGCTTCCCGACGGGACCCGGCTGCATGCGGTGCTGCCGCCGATCGCCGTCGGCTCGACCTGCCTGTCGTTGCGTGTCGTCAGGCCCCGCGCCTTCACCCTGGCGGACCTGACGGCCGCGGGGACCGTGCCACCGGGCGGGGACCGGCTGCTGCGGGCGGTGCTGGAGGCGCGGCTGTCGTTCATCGTCAGCGGCGGGACGGGCTCCGGCAAGACGACGTTGCTGACCACCTTGCTGGGGCTGGTGGCGGCGGACGAGCGGATCGTCCTCGCAGAGGACTCCGCCGAACTGCGCCCGGATCACCCGCACGTCGTCCGGCTGGAGACCCGTCCGGCGAACCAGGAGGGCATGGGTCTGGTCACCTTGCGGGATCTGGTGAGGCAGGCCCTGCGGATGAGGCCGGACCGGCTGGTGGTGGGCGAGGTCCGCGGACCGGAGGTCACGGACCTGCTGGCCGCGCTCAATACGGGCCATGAGGGCGGCTGCGGCACGGTTCATGCGAACGCCGCGGCGGACGTGCCCGCCCGGCTGGAGGCGCTCGGCTCCACCGCCGGGCTCGACCGTGCCGCGCTGCACAGCCAATTGGCGGCCGGGCTGTCGGTCGTGATCCACCTGGTGCGGGACCGGAGCGGCCGTCGGCGCGTCGCCGAGGTGCATGTGCTCGAGCGGGACGGCGCCGGGTTCGTCACCACGGTGCCCGCAGCCGTATGGGGGGCCACCGGCTTTCAGGAGGCGCGAGGCTGGGCCCGGTTGGCGGAGCTGTGCGAGCGGGGCGGAGTGACGCCGTGA
- a CDS encoding type II secretion system F family protein has product MMILPGIAALGAVVAAVRVRRRRTVRRRIAALFGGASATAAKGQRLRALTGRLPGIRDGLLAAGAGAAGVILLGGAAGCAGGLAAAYGMWRWLRRRKRADGPDGLPVEEVERQLPLAADLMAACLAAGAGPREAAEAVGVSLGGPVGERLARAAAEVRLGGDPATAWSRLGGLPGARGLARCLERAQATGVPAVEPMSRLAGHLRAQRGRAAGIRARRAGVLATAPLGLCFLPAFLTVGVVPVVIGLASGLTKGH; this is encoded by the coding sequence ATGATGATTCTTCCGGGAATCGCCGCCCTGGGTGCAGTGGTGGCGGCGGTCCGTGTGCGCAGGAGGCGGACGGTACGCCGCCGGATCGCCGCGCTGTTCGGCGGGGCATCGGCAACGGCTGCGAAGGGGCAGCGACTGCGTGCCCTGACCGGTCGGCTGCCGGGGATCCGGGACGGGCTGCTCGCGGCCGGGGCCGGAGCCGCAGGGGTCATCCTCCTCGGGGGAGCCGCCGGCTGCGCAGGGGGACTCGCCGCCGCGTACGGCATGTGGCGGTGGCTGCGGCGCCGGAAGCGGGCCGACGGGCCGGACGGGCTCCCGGTCGAAGAGGTCGAGCGGCAACTTCCGCTGGCCGCCGACCTCATGGCGGCGTGCCTGGCCGCGGGGGCGGGGCCGAGGGAGGCCGCCGAAGCGGTCGGCGTGTCGCTGGGCGGCCCGGTGGGCGAACGGCTCGCCCGCGCCGCGGCGGAGGTCCGGCTCGGCGGCGACCCGGCCACGGCCTGGAGCCGGCTGGGCGGCCTCCCCGGGGCCCGAGGGCTCGCCCGCTGCCTGGAGCGGGCCCAGGCGACGGGAGTGCCCGCGGTGGAGCCCATGTCCCGGCTCGCGGGCCATTTGAGGGCCCAGCGCGGCAGGGCGGCCGGCATACGGGCCCGGCGCGCGGGCGTCCTGGCGACGGCCCCTCTCGGGCTGTGCTTCCTGCCCGCGTTCCTGACGGTCGGAGTGGTGCCCGTGGTGATCGGGCTGGCGAGCGGTCTGACGAAAGGACATTGA
- a CDS encoding DEAD/DEAH box helicase → MAFNHLPAGAHDALTPLSVTPVTHSVPMANDQLPPEAGVHPSPRTVLDRLTAGADRAARITHTEHLPPRPGRHAPWPEKIRPEVVEAVRAAGIERPWAHQALTAEHALRGESVVVATGTASGKSLAYLAPVLSALLDGSEAPNGRGATALYLAPTKALAADQRRAVKALAEPLGKGVRPAVYDGDTPVEEREWVRQYANYALTNPDMLHRSILPAHPKWSSFLRALRYVVIDECHTYRGVFGSHVAQVLRRLRRVCARYGADPVFLLASATSSDPATAAGRLTGVPVVEITEDASPRGELVFALWEPPLTELHGERGAPVRRTATAESADLLTDLVVQGVRTVAFVRSRRGAELVALIAQERLAAVNRSLPGRVAAYRGGYLPEERRAIERALHSGELLGLSATTALELGVDVAGLDAVLLTGYPGTRASLWQQAGRAGRTGRGALAVLVARDDPLDTYLVHHPEALFRQPVESTVLDPDNPYVLAPHLCAAAAELPLTEADLSLFGPETPGLLAQLEARKLLRRRGAAWHWTRRERAADLTDIRGGGGRPVQVVEEGTGRLLGTVDAGAAHASVHEGAVHLHQGRTYLVRRLDLEDSVALVEQADPPYSTTARDTTAVSILETSAEIPWGEARLCFGSVEVTNQVVSFLRRRLITGEVLGESKLDLPPRTLRTRAVWWTVTEDQLDEARIAPEALGGALHAAEHASIGMLPLFATCDRWDIGGVSVPLHPDTLLPTVFVYDGHPGGAGFAERAFHTAAGWLTATREAIAACECDTGCPSCVQSPKCGNGNDPLDKRAAIRLLARLLRDAPKDG, encoded by the coding sequence ATGGCATTCAATCACTTACCGGCAGGCGCGCACGACGCCTTGACGCCATTGTCCGTCACGCCAGTGACACACTCGGTGCCGATGGCCAACGATCAACTCCCGCCGGAGGCGGGCGTACATCCCTCTCCCCGGACAGTCCTCGACCGACTGACCGCCGGGGCGGACAGGGCTGCACGCATCACTCATACGGAGCACTTGCCCCCGCGTCCCGGACGTCATGCCCCCTGGCCTGAGAAGATCCGGCCGGAAGTGGTGGAGGCCGTCCGGGCGGCCGGCATCGAGCGGCCGTGGGCCCATCAGGCGCTCACCGCAGAGCACGCACTGCGCGGCGAATCGGTGGTCGTGGCCACCGGAACCGCCTCCGGGAAGTCCCTCGCGTACCTGGCACCGGTCCTCAGCGCCCTGCTGGACGGCTCCGAGGCCCCGAACGGCCGCGGGGCGACCGCGCTGTACCTCGCCCCCACCAAGGCCCTCGCCGCCGATCAGCGGCGCGCCGTGAAGGCCCTCGCCGAGCCCCTGGGCAAGGGCGTGCGGCCCGCCGTCTACGACGGGGACACTCCCGTCGAGGAGCGGGAGTGGGTGCGTCAGTACGCCAATTACGCGCTCACCAACCCCGACATGCTCCACCGCTCGATCCTGCCCGCCCACCCCAAGTGGTCCTCCTTCCTGCGTGCCCTGCGCTACGTCGTCATCGACGAGTGCCACACCTACCGGGGCGTCTTCGGCTCGCACGTCGCCCAGGTGCTGCGCCGGCTCCGGCGTGTCTGCGCCCGCTACGGGGCCGATCCGGTCTTCCTCCTCGCCTCGGCCACCTCCTCCGATCCGGCCACCGCCGCCGGCCGGCTGACGGGCGTTCCGGTGGTGGAGATCACCGAGGACGCCTCCCCGCGCGGCGAGCTGGTCTTCGCCCTCTGGGAGCCGCCCCTCACCGAGCTCCACGGCGAGCGAGGGGCCCCCGTGCGCCGCACCGCCACCGCCGAGAGCGCCGACCTCCTCACCGACCTCGTGGTCCAGGGCGTCCGCACGGTCGCCTTCGTACGGTCACGGCGTGGCGCCGAGCTCGTCGCCCTGATCGCCCAGGAGCGCCTGGCGGCCGTAAACCGTTCCCTGCCCGGGCGTGTCGCCGCCTACCGCGGCGGCTATCTCCCCGAGGAGCGCCGCGCCATCGAGCGCGCCCTGCACAGCGGCGAGCTGCTGGGCCTGTCCGCGACGACCGCCCTGGAGCTCGGCGTCGACGTCGCCGGCCTCGACGCCGTCCTCCTGACGGGCTATCCGGGCACGCGGGCCTCCCTGTGGCAGCAGGCCGGCCGCGCGGGCCGTACGGGCCGGGGAGCCCTCGCCGTGCTGGTCGCCCGCGACGACCCCCTGGACACCTATCTCGTCCACCACCCCGAGGCGCTCTTCCGGCAGCCCGTGGAATCCACCGTCCTCGATCCCGACAACCCCTACGTCCTCGCCCCCCATCTGTGCGCCGCGGCCGCCGAGCTGCCGCTCACCGAGGCCGACCTGTCCCTGTTCGGACCCGAGACGCCGGGCCTGCTCGCCCAGCTCGAGGCGCGCAAGCTGCTCCGCCGCCGCGGGGCCGCCTGGCACTGGACCCGGCGCGAGCGCGCCGCCGACCTCACCGACATCCGGGGCGGCGGGGGCCGCCCCGTCCAGGTCGTGGAGGAGGGCACCGGGCGGCTGCTGGGCACCGTGGACGCGGGCGCCGCCCACGCCTCCGTCCACGAGGGCGCGGTCCACCTCCACCAGGGCCGCACCTACCTCGTCCGCCGCCTCGACCTGGAGGACTCCGTCGCCCTCGTCGAGCAGGCCGACCCGCCGTACTCGACGACGGCCCGCGACACGACGGCCGTCTCCATCCTGGAGACCAGCGCCGAGATCCCCTGGGGGGAGGCGCGGCTGTGCTTCGGCTCGGTCGAGGTGACCAACCAGGTCGTCTCCTTCCTCCGCCGCCGGCTCATCACCGGCGAGGTCCTCGGCGAGTCCAAGCTGGACCTGCCGCCGCGTACGCTGCGCACCCGCGCCGTGTGGTGGACCGTCACCGAGGACCAGCTCGACGAGGCCCGGATCGCCCCCGAGGCCCTCGGAGGCGCCCTGCACGCCGCGGAACACGCCTCCATCGGCATGCTCCCCCTCTTCGCCACCTGCGACCGCTGGGACATCGGCGGCGTCTCCGTCCCCCTGCACCCCGACACGCTCCTGCCGACCGTCTTCGTCTACGACGGCCACCCCGGCGGCGCGGGCTTCGCCGAGAGGGCCTTCCACACCGCCGCGGGCTGGCTCACCGCCACGCGCGAGGCGATCGCCGCCTGCGAGTGCGACACCGGCTGCCCCTCCTGCGTCCAGTCCCCCAAGTGCGGCAACGGCAACGACCCTCTCGACAAACGGGCCGCCATACGCCTCCTGGCCCGGCTCCTCAGGGACGCTCCGAAGGACGGGTGA